The following proteins come from a genomic window of Macaca thibetana thibetana isolate TM-01 chromosome 15, ASM2454274v1, whole genome shotgun sequence:
- the PPP1R26 gene encoding protein phosphatase 1 regulatory subunit 26, translating to MFLMNAPPVVALQSKWEAFGPPGSCRFPGCFSEADEGVESASVSARVQMLISTLQRDGAARGTSDERAAQRGHRAEGCHDARPAAKPTVHKEPPTLAACGLVADFDPMGEEETADFGPLVLDSDSDDSVDRDIEEAIQEYLKAKSGATQPGAGGAQPGTAQPSRAAGGGSRCKPEPAHGSAPTALCPPKLVPGSGGGPGNQAGSSEDQGSASPVSVSSDDSFEQSIRAEIEQFLNEKRQHETQKCDGSVEKKPDANEHSAKSLSKSHQEPATKAVPRQGPVGVQKEFAFRKPPRLAKTNVQPRSLRSKVTTTPENEGSTKPATSCRPSEAAQNKSGTKRGTSAARRGKRVTSLAQAPEASDSSSDDGIEEAIQLYQLQKTRKEAEGDPPQTAQLREERAPDPSTHNTSSAPKSALPETHRKTLSKKKPVATKTTDPGPGDADHSPKLLKETKAPPPASPASRSEFVERSSCRADTSAELMCAEAILDISKTILPAPVEGGDRSLSASPVFYSPNVPSRSDGDSSSVDSDDSIEQEIRTFLALKAQSGSLLARGESCPQAAQVPLLPPGLSSQTSGPKAPLSKTRDPLLGCKRKRRGGGHVRPSTPKKTREVVKDSGQDANHSQGRAEPGHEGWDLPVQGKASEAPGGEGAARGPGDTRVSQGQGKTDEVRRLEEKESSEDKSSSLDSDEDLDTAIKDLLRSKRKLKKRCREPRAACRKKVRFSTAQTHFLEQLGGLRRDWKDRGPPVLKSCLSKSKRDSGEGPWKKPPSVFGSTAERTKQEGPGSQDTALAFQVRRPASASASASTSASEGIPFPRESQDPAPSPSSLSDDSSSVDSDDSIELEIRKFLAEKAKESVSSSEVQAEGPTAPGTGGPARPEVLCRREPAPLPGVCTRSQRARGVPHLADGLRGTESAGAQSAAGLFSQGGKGLPAAPARGDPVSPRSTSGSVSAKGLSVSRRNVYVHKDQSPRGAEPAAKSAFGQLPSCATVGTEAGGARGTFHMGCGSPSFLTPSPGAERDTGAQADRALPWSDFAHQSRLPSPWVLRSEGRDAAWRGGIGSERDKGSEGPGRGLPSLPLAGFSPLLSTQLFHFGKGVSWGSRQAGLFSPHLGLPLQGPSFSAFREAQAGPSPVFGSPHLLAKKDSSPWPSRKAQTGLSLHDRRSSGSEESILDLRYRRRVINRDDQDQDALGSDASDFSDTSAEDSGGSSVVKV from the coding sequence ATGTTTCTCATGAACGCTCCTCCAGTGGTTGCTCTCCAGTCCAAATGGGAGGCCTTTGGCCCGCCAGGGAGCTGTAGGTTCCCCGGGTGCTTCTCGGAGGCTGACGAGGGCGTGGAGAGCGCGTCGGTGAGCGCCCGGGTGCAGATGCTCATCAGCACGCTGCAGCGTGACGGGGCTGCTCGGGGCACCAGCGATGAGCGTGCTGCGCAGAGGGGTCACAGGGCGGAGGGATGCCACGACGCCAGGCCGGCCGCCAAGCCCACCGTGCACAAGGAGCCGCCCACACTGGCTGCGTGTGGTCTCGTTGCTGACTTTGACCCCATGGGGGAGGAGGAAACTGCAGACTTTGGCCCGTTGGTGCTAGATTCAGACAGTGATGATTCCGTGGACCGGGACATTGAGGAGGCCATCCAGGAGTACCTGAAGGCAAAGAGTGGAGCCACACAGCCCGGGGCCGGTGGGGCTCAGCCAGGCACAGCCCAGCCTTCCAGGGCCGCAGGCGGAGGCAGTAGATGTAAGCCGGAACCGGCTCACGGCAGTGCTCCGACTGCCCTGTGTCCACCAAAACTTGTACCTGGATCAGGTGGTGGCCCCGGCAACCAGGCGGGATCCAGCGAGGACCAGGGCTCCGCCTCCCCCGTCAGTGTAAGCAGCGATGATTCCTTTGAGCAGAGCATCAGGGCGGAAATAGAACAGTTTCTGAATGAGAAGAGACAGCACGAGACCCAGAAATGCGATGGGTCCGTGGAGAAGAAACCAGACGCAAATGAACATTCGGCCAAGTCACTCTCGAAATCCCACCAAGAGCCGGCTACAAAGGCGGTGCCTCGGCAGGGCCCCGTGGGCGTCCAGAAGGAGTTTGCCTTCCGCAAACCTCCCCGGTTAGCGAAGACGAACGTGCAGCCCAGAAGCCTCAGGTCCAAGGTCACGACCACGCCGGAGAACGAGGGCAGCACGAAGCCAGCAACCTCCTGCCGCCCTTCAGAAGCAGCACAGAATAAAAGTGGGACCAAAAGGGGCACCAGCGCAGCAAGGAGGGGAAAGCGAGTCACGAGCCTGGCACAGGCACCCGAGGCGTCTGACTCCAGCAGCGACGACGGCATCGAGGAGGCCATCCAGCTGTACCAGCTGCAGAAAACACGAAAGGAGGCCGAAGGGGACCCGCCCCAGACGGCCCAGCTCCGAGAGGAGAGAGCACCTGATCCTTCCACACACAACACAAGCAGCGCCCCAAAAAGTGCCTTGCCCGAGACCCACAGGAAAACACTCAGCAAGAAGAAGCCAGTGGCCACCAAGACCACGGACCCTGGTCCGGGGGACGCTGACCATTCCCccaagctcctgaaggaaaccaAAGCTCCACCTCCAGCGAGCCCGGCCTCCAGGAGCGAGTTTGTGGAACGGTCCTCATGCCGGGCAGACACATCTGCTGAGCTGATGTGCGCAGAAGCAATCCTGGACATTTCCAAGACGATCCTGCCGGCCCCTGTGGAGGGCGGTGACCGGTCCCTGTCTGCAAGCCCCGTCTTCTACTCCCCGAACGTGCCTTCCCGCTCTGACGGCGACAGTAGCTCTGTGGACAGTGATGACAGCATTGAGCAGGAAATCCGGACGTTTTTGGCCCTCAAGGCGCAGTCGGGGAGTTTGCTGGCCAGAGGTGAGAGCTGCCCTCAGGCTGCCCAGGTTCCACTTTTGCCGCCTGGCCTCAGCAGCCAGACCAGCGGCCCCAAGGCCCCTCTTTCTAAAACACGAGACCCACTGCTGGGCTGCAAAAGGAAGCGTAGAGGCGGTGGCCATGTGAGGCCATCCACGCCCAAGAAAACGCGGGAGGTGGTGAAAGACAGTGGCCAGGATGCCAACCATAGCCAGGGGAGAGCCGAGCCTGGCCATGAGGGGTGGGACCTGCCTGTCCAGGGCAAAGCCAGCGAGGCCCCGGGAGGGGAGGGCGCTGCCAGGGGACCGGGCGACACTCGCGTGTCACAGGGCCAGGGTAAGACAGACGAGGTGAGGCGCCTAGAAGAGAAGGAAAGCTCCGAAGACAAAAGCAGCTCCCTGGACAGTGACGAGGACCTGGACACAGCCATCAAGGACTTGTTAAGGTCCAAGCGAAAGCTCAAGAAGAGGTGCAGGGAGCCCAGGGCTGCGTGCAGGAAGAAGGTCAGGTTCAGCACCGCCCAGACGCACTTCCTGGAGCAGCTGGGCGGGCTCCGGAGAGACTGGAAAGACAGGGGCCCGCCGGTGCTGAAGAGCTGCCTCTCCAAGTCCAAGAGAGACAGTGGCGAGGGCCCCTGGAAGAAACCCCCCAGTGTCTTTGGCAGCACGGCAGAGAGGACGAAGCAGGAGGGCCCCGGGAGCCAAGACACGGCCCTGGCCTTCCAGGTCAGGAGacccgcctctgcctccgcctctgcctccacGTCCGCCTCGGAAGGGATTCCATTCCCCAGGGAGTCCCAGGAcccagctcccagccccagctccctgTCTGATGATAGCAGTTCAGTGGACAGCGACGATAGCATCGAACTGGAGATTAGAAAGTTTTTGGCGGAAAAGGCCAAAGAGTCAGTGAGCAGTTCAGAAGTTCAGGCAGAGGGCCCCACTGCTCCCGGGACAGGGGGCCCAGCCAGGCCAGAGGTGCTGTGCAGAAGGGAGCCGGCCCCACTGCCTGGCGTGTGCACACGGAGCCAGAGGGCCAGGGGGGTCCCACATCTGGCCGACGGGCTTCGAGGCACAGAGAGCGCAGGAGCACAGAGCGCAGCCGGTCTGTTCAGCCAGGGCGGGAAGGGGCTCCCTGCTGCTCCGGCCCGAGGGGATCCGGTGTCACCCAGGAGCACCAGTGGCAGTGTGTCCGCCAAGGGGCTCTCCGTGAGCAGGAGAAACGTTTACGTTCACAAAGACCAGAGCCCACGAGGGGCCGAGCCTGCTGCCAAAAGTGCTTTTGGTCAGCTGCCCAGCTGTGCCACCGTGGGCACCGAGGCAGGAGGTGCCAGAGGAACCTTTCACATGGGCTGCGGGAGCCCGAGCTTCCTGACCCCCAGCCCGGGAGCTGAGAGGGACACTGGAGCCCAGGCCGACCGTGCCCTGCCCTGGAGTGACTTCGCCCACCAGAGTCGGCTGCCCAGCCCGTGGGTGCTGCGCTCCGAAGGCAGAGATGCGGCATGGAGAGGGGGCATCGGGAGTGAGAGAGACAAGGGGTCTGAGGGACCCGGCCGGGGCCTGCCCAGCCTGCCCCTTGCGGGTTTCTCCCCGCTGCTGTCCACCCAGCTCTTCCACTTCGGAAAGGGTGTCTCCTGGGGGAGCAGGCAGGCCGGCCTCTTCAGCCCCCACCTGGGGCTGCCTCTGCAGGGCCCCTCCTTCTCGGCCTTCAGGGAGGCCCAGGCCGGACCCAGCCCTGTCTTTGGAAGCCCACACTTGCTGGCGAAGAAGGACAGCAGCCCCTGGCCAAGCAGGAAGGCACAGACAGGGCTGAGTTTGCACGACAGGAGGAGCTCGGGCTCGGAGGAAAGCATTTTAGACCTGAGGTATCGACGAAGGGTCATCAACAGAGATGACCAGGACCAGGACGCCTTGGGCAGTGACGCCAGTGACTTCAGCGACACCTCCGCGGAGGACAGTGGCGGCAGCTCAGTAGTGAAGGTCTAA